A DNA window from Pseudoalteromonas spongiae UST010723-006 contains the following coding sequences:
- the rbfA gene encoding 30S ribosome-binding factor RbfA, with protein sequence MREFSRTDRVGQQIQKEVALILQREIKDPRLGMITVSAVEVSRDLSYAKVFVTTLNDHDEEKSKLIMKILGEAQGFVRSLLGKRIRARIVPEIKFVMDTSLLEGMRISNLVDQVIRDDNEKRGDEPQEGQED encoded by the coding sequence ATGAGAGAATTTTCTCGTACAGATAGAGTGGGTCAACAGATCCAAAAAGAAGTGGCACTTATTTTACAACGTGAAATTAAAGATCCACGTCTTGGTATGATCACTGTGAGCGCAGTAGAAGTATCACGTGATTTATCGTACGCCAAAGTGTTTGTTACAACGCTTAATGATCACGACGAAGAAAAGTCAAAACTGATCATGAAAATTTTAGGCGAAGCACAGGGCTTTGTACGTTCATTACTTGGTAAACGTATTCGCGCACGTATTGTGCCTGAAATTAAGTTCGTAATGGATACTTCATTATTAGAAGGTATGCGCATTTCGAATTTAGTTGATCAAGTAATTCGCGACGACAACGAAAAGCGTGGCGATGAGCCACAAGAAGGTCAAGAAGACTAA
- the infB gene encoding translation initiation factor IF-2, protein MAEVSIDKLASDIGTTVDKLVQQFKDAGIEKSPSDQVTEDEKAQLLDHLSRAHGGEGTSAPTRMTLQRKSKSTLSVPSGSGKAKSVQVEVRKKRTYVKKSALEEQAAEQAAEQARIEAEQQAQQEAELKAKQEAELKAKQEAERKAKEEAERKAKANAEPKAKAPEAPKMTAEEKAEEERLQREAEEAAKRKVEEEAKRAEEEAKRLAEENEARWKAEEEERKRREETADYHSTSSEAARLAEDESDMKEEQSARRSGKKKKKKEDAPAPRGKGKAGKKGKLKAPQSLQHGFQKPTQEVTRDVRISETITVAELASRMAVKGTEVIKTMMKMGEMVTINQVLDQETASLVAEEMGHKVVLVKENELEEKVLSDRGADGEQAPRAPVVTVMGHVDHGKTSTLDYIRSKNVVDGEAGGITQHIGAYHVETDNGMITFLDTPGHAAFTSMRARGAKATDIVVLVVAADDGVMPQTIEAVQHAKAAEVPLIVAVNKIDKEGADPDRVKNELSQHDVIPEDWGGDVQFVHISAKVGTGVDDLLEAILMQSELLELTAVHEGMASGVVIESRLDKGRGPVASVLVQSGTLKQGDIVLCGLEYGRVRAMRDEDGKEIKEAGPSIPVEILGLSGVPAAGDEATVVKDERKAREVALYRQGKFRDVKLARQQKAKLENMFSNMTEGDVSEVNVVLKADVQGSVEAISDALVKLSTDEVKVKIVGTGVGGITETDATLAAASNAIVVGFNVRADVSARKVIDSENLDLRYYSVIYDLIDEVKQAMSGMLAPEFKQEIIGLAEVRDVFKSPKIGAIAGCMVTEGLVKRNNPIRVLRDNVVIYEGELESLRRFKDDVQEVRNGMECGIGVKNYNDVKVGDQIEVFEVVEVQRSL, encoded by the coding sequence ATGGCAGAAGTAAGTATTGATAAACTCGCCAGCGACATAGGTACAACTGTTGATAAACTAGTGCAACAGTTCAAAGACGCTGGAATTGAGAAATCTCCGTCAGATCAAGTTACTGAAGATGAAAAAGCGCAGTTACTTGATCATTTAAGCCGCGCACATGGTGGTGAAGGTACAAGTGCACCAACGCGCATGACGTTACAGCGTAAGAGCAAAAGCACATTAAGTGTGCCAAGTGGCTCAGGCAAAGCAAAGTCAGTGCAAGTAGAAGTACGTAAAAAGCGCACTTATGTTAAGAAAAGTGCACTAGAAGAGCAGGCGGCTGAGCAAGCAGCAGAGCAGGCACGTATCGAAGCTGAGCAACAAGCACAGCAAGAAGCAGAGTTAAAAGCAAAGCAAGAGGCTGAATTGAAAGCGAAGCAAGAAGCAGAACGCAAAGCAAAAGAAGAAGCTGAACGTAAAGCAAAAGCAAATGCTGAGCCAAAAGCAAAGGCACCTGAAGCACCTAAGATGACCGCTGAAGAAAAAGCGGAAGAAGAACGTCTTCAACGCGAAGCTGAAGAAGCGGCTAAGCGTAAAGTTGAAGAAGAAGCAAAGCGTGCTGAAGAAGAAGCGAAGCGTTTAGCTGAAGAAAACGAAGCGCGTTGGAAAGCGGAAGAAGAAGAGCGTAAACGTCGTGAAGAAACGGCGGATTACCACAGCACTTCATCTGAAGCAGCGCGTCTTGCTGAAGACGAGTCTGACATGAAAGAAGAACAGTCAGCCCGTCGTTCAGGCAAGAAGAAAAAGAAAAAAGAAGATGCACCTGCACCACGCGGTAAAGGTAAAGCAGGTAAAAAGGGCAAGCTTAAAGCGCCTCAGTCACTGCAACACGGTTTCCAAAAACCAACTCAAGAAGTAACGCGTGACGTTCGCATCAGCGAAACAATCACAGTAGCTGAACTTGCTTCTCGTATGGCGGTTAAAGGTACTGAAGTTATCAAGACCATGATGAAAATGGGCGAAATGGTAACAATTAACCAAGTACTAGACCAAGAAACAGCATCACTTGTTGCTGAAGAAATGGGTCACAAAGTTGTATTGGTTAAAGAAAACGAGCTGGAAGAGAAAGTACTTTCAGATCGTGGTGCAGACGGTGAGCAAGCGCCACGTGCACCAGTTGTTACTGTTATGGGTCACGTTGACCATGGTAAAACATCAACACTTGACTACATCCGTTCTAAGAACGTAGTAGACGGTGAAGCCGGTGGTATTACGCAGCACATTGGTGCATACCACGTTGAAACAGACAACGGCATGATCACTTTCCTAGATACTCCGGGTCACGCAGCGTTTACCTCAATGCGTGCACGTGGTGCGAAAGCAACGGATATCGTAGTACTTGTAGTTGCAGCAGACGATGGCGTAATGCCACAAACAATCGAAGCAGTACAGCACGCGAAAGCAGCTGAAGTACCACTGATTGTTGCAGTGAACAAAATCGATAAAGAAGGCGCAGATCCAGATCGCGTTAAGAACGAGCTTTCACAGCACGACGTAATCCCTGAAGATTGGGGTGGTGACGTACAGTTTGTTCATATCTCTGCGAAAGTAGGTACTGGTGTTGATGATTTATTAGAAGCAATTCTAATGCAGTCAGAGCTACTTGAACTAACAGCTGTTCATGAAGGCATGGCATCTGGTGTGGTTATCGAATCACGTCTAGATAAAGGTCGCGGTCCTGTTGCTTCTGTACTTGTTCAATCAGGTACGCTTAAGCAAGGCGATATCGTACTGTGTGGTCTAGAGTACGGCCGTGTTCGTGCGATGCGCGACGAAGATGGTAAAGAAATTAAAGAAGCGGGCCCGTCAATCCCTGTTGAGATTCTAGGTCTTTCAGGTGTGCCTGCGGCTGGTGATGAAGCAACAGTTGTTAAAGACGAGCGTAAAGCACGTGAAGTTGCACTTTATCGTCAAGGTAAATTCCGTGATGTGAAACTTGCACGTCAGCAGAAAGCGAAGCTTGAGAACATGTTCTCTAACATGACCGAAGGTGATGTGTCTGAAGTGAACGTAGTACTTAAAGCAGACGTACAAGGTTCAGTAGAAGCAATCTCTGATGCACTTGTTAAGCTTTCTACAGATGAAGTTAAAGTTAAGATTGTTGGTACTGGTGTTGGCGGTATCACTGAAACTGATGCAACACTTGCAGCAGCGTCAAATGCAATCGTTGTTGGCTTTAACGTGCGTGCCGACGTATCAGCACGTAAAGTAATCGATAGCGAAAACCTAGACTTACGTTACTACAGCGTAATCTACGACCTTATCGATGAAGTTAAGCAAGCAATGTCAGGTATGCTTGCACCAGAATTCAAGCAAGAGATCATTGGTCTTGCAGAAGTACGTGACGTGTTTAAGTCACCGAAAATTGGTGCAATCGCTGGTTGTATGGTTACTGAAGGTCTTGTTAAGCGCAATAACCCAATTCGTGTTCTACGTGATAACGTTGTTATCTACGAAGGTGAACTTGAATCACTACGCCGCTTTAAAGACGACGTTCAAGAAGTTCGTAACGGTATGGAATGTGGTATCGGTGTTAAGAACTACAACGACGTTAAAGTTGGTGACCAAATCGAAGTATTTGAAGTTGTTGAAGTTCAGCGTAGCCTGTAA
- the nusA gene encoding transcription termination factor NusA translates to MAKEILLVAEAVSNEKAVPRDKIFEALEFALATATKKKHEGDIDVRVSIDQKTGEYDTFRRWMVVEPQEDGSLEHPFREITFEAAQVDEPEIQLGDFVEEQIESVKFDRITTQTAKQVIVQKVREAERALVVEAYKDQEGEMITGVVKKATRDAIVLDLGNNAEAVIYRDDMLPRENHRPGDRVRGLLYAVKPEARGAQLFVTRSKPDMLIELFRIEVPEIGEEMIEIKSAARDPGSRAKIAVKSNDKRIDPVGACVGMRGARVQAVSTELSNERIDIVLYDDNPAQYVINAMAPAEVASIVVDEDSRSMDIAVEADNLAQAIGRNGQNVRLASQLTGWELNVMTVEDMQKKNEEESDKLVSLFTEGLDIDDDFAEFLIQEGFSSLEEVAYVPVAEFLEIQGLDEATVEELRERAKAALTTQALKTEESLEGAEPAADLLGLEGLDRHLAFVMASKGVVTLEDLAEQGVDELVDITELSEEQAGELIMAARNICWFGDE, encoded by the coding sequence ATGGCAAAAGAAATACTTTTGGTGGCAGAAGCTGTTTCGAATGAAAAAGCAGTACCACGAGATAAAATTTTTGAAGCACTAGAGTTCGCACTAGCGACAGCGACAAAGAAAAAGCACGAAGGTGATATTGACGTACGTGTAAGTATCGACCAAAAAACAGGTGAATACGATACGTTCCGTCGTTGGATGGTGGTAGAGCCACAAGAAGACGGTAGTTTAGAGCATCCTTTCCGCGAGATTACGTTTGAAGCTGCGCAGGTTGATGAACCTGAAATCCAGCTTGGCGATTTTGTTGAAGAACAAATTGAATCAGTTAAGTTTGACCGTATTACAACACAAACTGCGAAGCAAGTAATCGTGCAGAAAGTACGTGAAGCTGAGCGCGCATTGGTTGTTGAAGCGTACAAAGATCAAGAAGGTGAGATGATCACCGGTGTTGTTAAAAAAGCAACGCGTGACGCAATCGTACTTGATTTAGGTAACAATGCAGAAGCGGTTATTTACCGTGATGATATGTTACCACGTGAAAACCACCGTCCGGGCGACCGTGTACGTGGTTTACTTTATGCAGTTAAGCCAGAAGCGCGCGGCGCACAATTATTTGTAACGCGTTCTAAGCCTGACATGCTAATTGAACTTTTCCGCATCGAAGTGCCAGAAATTGGCGAAGAGATGATTGAAATTAAATCTGCAGCGCGTGATCCAGGATCACGTGCCAAGATTGCGGTTAAGTCAAACGACAAGCGTATTGATCCAGTAGGTGCGTGTGTAGGTATGCGTGGTGCACGTGTACAAGCCGTATCAACTGAGCTATCAAACGAACGTATTGATATCGTGCTTTATGATGATAACCCAGCGCAATACGTAATTAACGCAATGGCACCTGCCGAGGTAGCGTCGATTGTTGTTGATGAAGATTCGCGTTCAATGGATATCGCAGTAGAAGCCGATAATCTAGCGCAAGCGATTGGCCGTAATGGTCAAAACGTACGTTTAGCAAGTCAATTAACTGGCTGGGAACTAAACGTAATGACAGTGGAAGATATGCAGAAGAAGAATGAAGAAGAGTCAGATAAGCTGGTTTCTTTATTCACTGAAGGTCTGGATATCGACGACGATTTTGCAGAGTTCTTAATTCAAGAAGGCTTCTCTTCACTTGAAGAAGTAGCTTATGTACCTGTAGCTGAATTCCTTGAAATTCAAGGCTTAGATGAAGCAACAGTAGAAGAGCTTCGCGAGCGCGCAAAGGCTGCGTTAACTACGCAAGCACTTAAAACAGAAGAGTCTCTAGAGGGCGCAGAGCCTGCAGCAGACTTATTAGGCCTAGAAGGTCTAGATCGTCACCTCGCATTCGTAATGGCGAGCAAAGGTGTAGTTACCCTTGAAGATCTTGCAGAGCAAGGTGTGGACGAACTTGTAGACATTACTGAACTAAGCGAAGAACAAGCGGGTGAGCTAATCATGGCTGCACGTAATATTTGCTGGTTTGGCGACGAATAA